The sequence below is a genomic window from Polaribacter vadi.
ATTTTTTCGAAGTCGGTTATTAATATTTCTGATGAGATTTTTACTGTCTTTATTTACACGATTGTTATAAGAATTTCTACAATAATCTGAACAAAACTTCTTATCTACTCTACCTTTTACAGTTTCTTCGCATTCTAAACATTTTCTATTTTCCATACTCAAATATACAATTATTTATCCAATTACAAACGACTACAAATAATTACAACCGAAAGTAATTGTTTTGTAACCGAATAAAAGTGGAGTAGTGTCGCAAATTTGCAGTGTTGAAAATCATCAACAAAAACAAATTATAAACTTGCATTTAAAATAAAAGTGCACAAAAACTTATCTTATGAATACGTTAAGAAACAAAGTACAGTTAATTGGTAGATTAGGTCAAGAGCCAGAAATTATTACCTTTAATGATGGTAACAAAATGGCAAAATTTTCGATGGCTACAGATGATAGTTATAAAGACAATCAAGGAAACAAAATAGAGCGTGCATATTGGCACAATATTGTAATTAAAGGAGGTTTGGTTAAAGTGGTAGAAGAGTATGTAAAAAAAGGGCAGGAAATTGCTGTAGAAGGCAAATTAACCAACAGATCTTATGATACTAAAGAAGGC
It includes:
- a CDS encoding single-stranded DNA-binding protein, giving the protein MNTLRNKVQLIGRLGQEPEIITFNDGNKMAKFSMATDDSYKDNQGNKIERAYWHNIVIKGGLVKVVEEYVKKGQEIAVEGKLTNRSYDTKEGEKRYVTEILVNELLLMGGK